The stretch of DNA GGTCGCCTCACTTCGTTCGGCGCTGCGACTCACAGGGCTTCAAATCCGGGCTTCGACGACGATTTGCGCGGCTCACGAGTTTGTGAGCCGCGCAAGAATAGTGGACTCGCCGGGATTTGAACCCGGGGCCTCTCCCATGCCAAGGGAGTGATCTACCTCTGATCTACGAGCCCTCGTTCGCAACTATCGATTTCACGCACTCGAGTATAAACCCCACGAATTCACCCGGCGCTGTGCGGGAGTCTCTGGCACGCCGACCCGCCACCGAGCCGGTTACGCAACGCTTTAGTTCGTCGTAGTGATAGGCCAGGTGGGAAGCGCACGGCCGCAAATCTGACTCGTCACCGTTCGGTGGCTTGGGATTGCGGAAGTGCATCGCCAGTCGTCGGTGTCCGGCGACTGGCACACTATCGTGCGGTCAGTGCGGTTCCTATCCTCGAACAATGGCACGAATGCATACTCGCCGTCGTGGCTCGTCCGGTTCGGACAAGCCGACGGCAGACGAACCTCCGGAGTGGAGCGACGTCGACCCCGAAGATATCGAATCGCGGGTCGTCGAACTGGCAGAGCAGGGCTACGATCCCAGTCAGATCGGGATCAAGCTGCGTGACGAAGGCGTCACCGGCACGCCCATCCCGGACGTCAAGCTGGCGACCGGGAAGAAGATCACCGAGATTCTCGAGGAGAACGACGCCGACCCCGAGATTCCCGAGGATCTGCGGAACCTGATGAAACGTGCCGTGCGACTGCGCGAGCACGTCCAGCAGAACCAGCAGGACTACCAGAACAAGCGAGCCCTGCAGAACACGGAGTCGAAAGTCCGTCGACTCGTCGACTACTACCGTGGCGACGAACTCGAGCCGGACTTCACGTACTCCTACGAACAGGCCAAGGACCTGCTCGACGACGTCTAAGCTAGTTCCAGATGTCCACCGACAGTCGCCCCGTCGAATCGACGACCGCCACACCCGGCCTCGAGAGCGCCGCGTTCGTTCGCCTCGTAACGCGATCGGACGGTGACGCCTTGGCCGCGAGTGGTATCGTCGCGCGGGCGCTTGCGGAACGGAACACGCCGTTCCAGGTAACTGTCGGCCGAACGGTCGCGGACCGAACGGACCGCGCTCGGGCCGGCGAGGAGGGCGATCTGACGCTCGCCGTCGGCGCAACGGACGCGGACGTGCCGCGACTCGACGCGGACGATCGACCCGCGACGCTCGCGGCCGTCGATCAGGTCCGCGAACTCGGCGTCACTCCGGATCCCGTGCTCGCGCTCGCCGGACTCGTCGCCGCTGGCGTCGAACCCGGCGCAGGCGAGAGCGAGTGGGTCTTAGAGACCGCGCAGGACCGTAACCTGGTCGACCGACGGCCGGGCGTCGCGGTACCGACCGCGGACCCGATCGACGGCGTCGCACATTCGACACGACTGTGCGGGCCGTGGTCGGGCGACCTCGAGGCGACCCGTGAGGCGCTCGCCTCGAGCGTCGATCTCGAGTCCGACCTCGAGCAGGAGGACCGCCGCGCGATCGCTTCGGCAGTCGCACTCGACGTCGTCGGTGACGACGAGGCGACCGAGACCGCAGCCAGCGCGATCCGGCGCGGACTGAAACCCTACGCGACGACCGGATCCGACGCGCCGTTCGCCACCGTCGGCGGCTACGCCGACGTGCTCGAGGCGACGGCCCGGACGGAACCCGGCACCGGCGTCGCGCTCGCGATGGGTCACGACGCTCGCGATCCGGCACTCGCGGCCTGGCGCGAGCACGGTCGTCGCGCACACGAGGCACTCGAGTCGGCCTCGACTGGCCGGTACGACGGGTTGTTCGTCGTCGGGATCGACGACGGCCCCGTCGAGGCGGTCGCTCGTATCGCCGTCGCGTACCGCTCGCCGGAACCGGTCGTGCTCGCGGTCGCCGCCGACGGTGGCGAGGCCGCGATCGCGACCCAGGACGACGATCCGCTGGGTGCGACCGTCGAACGAATCGCTCGCGAACTCGAGTCCGACGCAGAGGGCGTCGAGTACGACGTCGGTCGTCGTCGGGGCTACCTGCGGTACGATCCCGGCCTCGAGCGATCGACGGTCGTCACGACAGTGAGGGAGCTTCTATGAGTCGGCGAGCGACGATCCGGACGGAACACGGCGACGCCGAACTCGTCGCGCGGGCGCTCGAGCCCGACAACACCGACGAGATGGAGACGACCGTCGACGCGGAGTCGAGCGCAGTCGTCACCCGGATCGAACGCGAGACGACGAGTGGACTCCAGTCGACGGTCGACGACTACGTGGTCAATCTGGACGTAGCGATCGACGTCGCGAACGCAGCCGAACAGCACGGACGACCGACGGACGCGGGACCTGCGTCCGATACAGAACCTACCAACAACAATGAGTGAACGATCAGTTTCACGCGCGAAACAGGAGAAGCGGTGGTACACCGTGCTCGCCCCGGAGCAGTTCGACCGGGAGGAGCTCGGCGAGACCCCCGCTGACGAACCGGAAAAGCTCTACGAACGAACTATCGAGACGACGCTCGGCGACCTGAAGGGAGCCGCAAGCGAGAACAACACGAAGCTCACCTTCAAGATCAACGACGTCGGCAGCGACACGGCCTACACGGAGTTCAAGGAACACTCCCTGACCCGTGACTACCTGCGCTCGCTGGTCCGCCGCGGTGCCTCGAAGATCGAGGCCTACGTCACCGTCCTCACGACGGACGACTACCGCGTCCAGATCCAGCCCGTCGCCTTCACGACCAAGAAGGCCGACGCGAGCCAGGAGAAGGCGATCCGCGAGGAGATGGTCGCGATGATCGAGGAAGCCGCTGCCGAACGCACCTTCGAAGAGCTGATCGACAGCGTCGTCGAAGGCCGACTCTCCTCGGCGATCTACGGCGAAGCCAAGACGATCTATCCGCTTCGCCGCGTCGAAATCCAGAAGGCGACCCTCGAGGCCCACCCCGAGGAAGTCGCCGAAGAGGAAGCGACGGCCGTCGACGTCGACGAAGAAGACGTCGCAGCCGACTAACGTTCCCGTATCGCACGTTCGGTTTCGATTTTTGGGATCGCGTCTCGAGTAGCGACGCTATCCGAGGTCGATCGGGTTCACCTTCAGGTACTCCCGGACGACTACGGTCGCGTACGATCCTTTCGGCAGGGAAAAGGAGAGCGTGAGCGGATCGCTCTCGAGGTCCATATCCGTCCGAACGAGAATCGCTCGCCGGGTGCCGGTCGAGTGGAACTCGTCGGGGAGGTCGAAGTCCGCTGGCGCGAGTCCCAACTCGTCGAGTACGTCGCGTTCGATCTCCCCTTGCTCGCCGTCGGCGAGTTCGGTGTCGGTGCCGACCAGTGGTGCGGTGACGAACGCTCGGCCGCGCTCGCAGTGACGAGTGACGGAGTCGACCCGGCGCTCGTCGACGCGCTGGAGTCGGTCGGTGTCGGGTAGGACGAGTTCGTCGGGGACGTCGCTGCCGGTATCGGAAAAGCAGACCACGTCGCCCTCGACGGGCCGGTCGAACGGCAGCCCGCGCTCGAGGCGTTCGCTGAGCATCAGGTTGAACGCGTAGGACTGTGCGGCGTGGACGAACAGCCGCTGGAGGTTCGACGGGACGCGCTCGAGTGCGGCCCGGAACGTCTCCTCGTCGGGTTCACCCGAACACTCGGCGAGTTCGTGGAGCATCGAGCGTTCGTACCGTAACCGGTTGGGAAACCGCTCGAGTGCCTCCTCCCAGTCGCGAGTTTCCTCGAGAAATGCGCGGGCCTCCTGAGTCCCCTCGGGTTCGGCGTCGGCCGGGTTCCCGAGGTAGGCCATCACCGCGCCTTCCCAATCGCCGCGAGCGATCGCGAGGCCCACTTCGTGGGTGATCGGCCGTCGGCTACCGAACCGCTGCTGGCCGAAGAAGTTGGGGACGCCGATCTCTCCGTCCTCGCTCTCCCGGCCGCCGAACTCGCGTAGTTCCGCTGTAATCTCCGCGGCCGTCTCGGGCCTGTCGGGGTCGCTGACGACGAGTTCGAAGGCGTTGCCCGCGAGGTCGCCGAACTCGAGGCCACGGCCCGCCCGTCCTAGCACCTCGAGGTCGACGCCGTCTATCTCGAGGGCTGCGAGCGCGTCGGGGTCGGTACCGTCGACGGAAAATAGCTGGGTCGTGATCGCGTACTTGTCCTTGGTCCCGGCCCAGTCGACCCGTTCCCGGGAGATACCGAGTGCGTCCGAAACCCGGGCGGCGAAGTCGTTCGTGTCCCAGCCGCGAAGCGTCGCCCGAAAGACGACGTGTGGGTAGCCGCCCGTATCGGCGTCGATGGGTTCGGTGGAGAACCGCTCGAGTTCACGCACGCGGAAGTGTTCGTCGTCGGCGCGAAGACGGCCGCCGACGCCGTCGGCGTCGCTGACGTAGTGGTCCATGCCGACGGCCTGTTCCGTGGGATGTGCCGGGCGCATAGTCGTTGCCGGCGCTTTGGCCGCCGGGGATAAATCGGTTCGTTCTCGCGGGCGTTAGGCTTCGCTACTCAGGTCCGCGTCGACGCGAATCTCCGAGTCGGTGACCGTCGCGACGTTCTCGGCGGGAATCTCGAGATCGTCTTCGTTCGCGTTGCCACGTCCGAGACTCTGGAGCCACGCTTCCGTGAGGCTCGGGTCCGGATCGACGTAGGCGACCTGTTCGACGGGATCGACCTCGGTGACGATCCCGATCTGTTCGCCGCGGACGTCCATCAGGAACTTTCCTTCGTCTTCAGTCGAGAGGACTGACATAGTACCGAAAACTTCCACCGTGATTGATAAATAATTACTGCTGGCGGTGACTTCGAACGAACTGGTCGTTCGAGGGCTGATTGCCCGCTCGAGCCGCTAGAATAGCGACAGTTCGCCGGTCACGCGGTCGACGATATCCTCCTCGGCAGGGCCGACCGCGAGCGCGGTGACGGTCCCTGGCTCGAGTTGCGTGTGACCGGCGTCGCGGATCAGGGCGTTGGCGATCCCTTTGCTGTCTGCGATCTCGGAGAGTTCGTGTAGCTGGCGTTCGCTTTCCCCTTTCAGGACGACCTTCTTCTGCCCGCCCTGTTTCCATCGATCCTGCGTCCGTCTCTCGGCTTTCTCGTATGCCGATAGCGACGCGTGAGCGACCTGTGCGGCGAGTTTTCCCTGTCCCATCCCGACGTCGGTGCGAGCGACGATGGCCTGTTTCATACGCGAGTTCTCGAGGGGGATCGATAAATCGTCGGCGATCCCGGTATAGTAACAACTGAAACTGTTTGCACACCGATCGCACCGCTGTCGTGCGATCGGGTGCGCACTGACTTTCAGTGGCTACTATAGCTGGGACTCCCCGTCACGTATTTGGCTCCTGCTTGGTTAGCCGCCGACATGGACGAAACGCGTCGGTCGTTTCTCGCGACGGCCGCGATTGCAGGCGCGAGTATCGGGATCGCCGGCTGTCTCGGTGACGACGAGCCCTCGACGTCACCGGAGCCGCCGGAGCCACCCGTAGCGGGAAACCCGGACGCGGACGTGACGGTGACCGTCTACGAGGACTTCGCCTGTGGCGTCTGTCGACAGTTCAAGTTCCAGATGTTGCCGTACATACAGGAGAACTACATTGGCCCAGGACTGATCCGACTCGAGCAACGGGACTTCCCGATTCCGGTCGACGAGACCTGGTCGTGGGCCGTCGCCTCCGGTGCCCGTGCCGTCTACGAGACGGAGGGCGACCAGGCGTTCTGGGAGTTCGCCGCCGAAATCTACGGTCACTTCGACGACTACTCCTACGACGCGATCGAGACCGTCGCCGACGACCTCGGGTTCGACGGTGAGGACATTCGCGAGGCGGCCGAGAAAGAAACGTACCGTGACGCCCTCGAAACGAACCGAGAGTACGGTTCGGCCAACGGCGTCGAGGGGACACCGACGTTCTTCGTCGACGGCGAACTGGTCGAAGACGACCTCGTGAGTGCGATCGACGGCGCACTCGAGTAACGGGCTGTCGGACTATCCACTGGACTGGATCGAACCGTTTACACCCTCGCCGTTCGACTCGACGGGTATGATCCTCTCCGACGCGGACATTCTCGAACGACTCGAGGAGGGCGACCTGGTCGTCGACCCCCTCGACGATCCCGAACTACAGATCCAGCCGGCGAGCGTCGACCTGCGCCTCGGTCGCGAGTTCCTCGAGTTCCAGCGGACGAACATCTCCTGTATCCACCCAAACTCCGAGCAGGAGGTCGACGAGTACGTCACCGAGACGGTCGTCGACGATGGTGACGACTTCATCCTGCATCCGGGAGACTTCGTGCTGGGGACGACCCACGAGCGCGTCGAGATCCCGCCGGACCTGATCGCTCACGTCGAGGGACGCTCCTCGCTGGGACG from Natronobacterium texcoconense encodes:
- the dcd gene encoding dCTP deaminase; the protein is MILSDADILERLEEGDLVVDPLDDPELQIQPASVDLRLGREFLEFQRTNISCIHPNSEQEVDEYVTETVVDDGDDFILHPGDFVLGTTHERVEIPPDLIAHVEGRSSLGRLAVVVHATAGLCDPGYRGQITLELSNLGTAPVALTPGMRISQLTFTELKTPAERPYGSERGSKYQDQDGPQASRIQGDHEFGGDQLERED
- the pth2 gene encoding peptidyl-tRNA hydrolase Pth2: MKQAIVARTDVGMGQGKLAAQVAHASLSAYEKAERRTQDRWKQGGQKKVVLKGESERQLHELSEIADSKGIANALIRDAGHTQLEPGTVTALAVGPAEEDIVDRVTGELSLF
- a CDS encoding 30S ribosomal protein S3ae: MSERSVSRAKQEKRWYTVLAPEQFDREELGETPADEPEKLYERTIETTLGDLKGAASENNTKLTFKINDVGSDTAYTEFKEHSLTRDYLRSLVRRGASKIEAYVTVLTTDDYRVQIQPVAFTTKKADASQEKAIREEMVAMIEEAAAERTFEELIDSVVEGRLSSAIYGEAKTIYPLRRVEIQKATLEAHPEEVAEEEATAVDVDEEDVAAD
- a CDS encoding 30S ribosomal protein S15; protein product: MARMHTRRRGSSGSDKPTADEPPEWSDVDPEDIESRVVELAEQGYDPSQIGIKLRDEGVTGTPIPDVKLATGKKITEILEENDADPEIPEDLRNLMKRAVRLREHVQQNQQDYQNKRALQNTESKVRRLVDYYRGDELEPDFTYSYEQAKDLLDDV
- the truD gene encoding tRNA pseudouridine(13) synthase TruD, whose translation is MRPAHPTEQAVGMDHYVSDADGVGGRLRADDEHFRVRELERFSTEPIDADTGGYPHVVFRATLRGWDTNDFAARVSDALGISRERVDWAGTKDKYAITTQLFSVDGTDPDALAALEIDGVDLEVLGRAGRGLEFGDLAGNAFELVVSDPDRPETAAEITAELREFGGRESEDGEIGVPNFFGQQRFGSRRPITHEVGLAIARGDWEGAVMAYLGNPADAEPEGTQEARAFLEETRDWEEALERFPNRLRYERSMLHELAECSGEPDEETFRAALERVPSNLQRLFVHAAQSYAFNLMLSERLERGLPFDRPVEGDVVCFSDTGSDVPDELVLPDTDRLQRVDERRVDSVTRHCERGRAFVTAPLVGTDTELADGEQGEIERDVLDELGLAPADFDLPDEFHSTGTRRAILVRTDMDLESDPLTLSFSLPKGSYATVVVREYLKVNPIDLG
- a CDS encoding exonuclease; the encoded protein is MSTDSRPVESTTATPGLESAAFVRLVTRSDGDALAASGIVARALAERNTPFQVTVGRTVADRTDRARAGEEGDLTLAVGATDADVPRLDADDRPATLAAVDQVRELGVTPDPVLALAGLVAAGVEPGAGESEWVLETAQDRNLVDRRPGVAVPTADPIDGVAHSTRLCGPWSGDLEATREALASSVDLESDLEQEDRRAIASAVALDVVGDDEATETAASAIRRGLKPYATTGSDAPFATVGGYADVLEATARTEPGTGVALAMGHDARDPALAAWREHGRRAHEALESASTGRYDGLFVVGIDDGPVEAVARIAVAYRSPEPVVLAVAADGGEAAIATQDDDPLGATVERIARELESDAEGVEYDVGRRRGYLRYDPGLERSTVVTTVRELL
- a CDS encoding KEOPS complex subunit Pcc1, which encodes MSRRATIRTEHGDAELVARALEPDNTDEMETTVDAESSAVVTRIERETTSGLQSTVDDYVVNLDVAIDVANAAEQHGRPTDAGPASDTEPTNNNE
- a CDS encoding DsbA family protein, encoding MDETRRSFLATAAIAGASIGIAGCLGDDEPSTSPEPPEPPVAGNPDADVTVTVYEDFACGVCRQFKFQMLPYIQENYIGPGLIRLEQRDFPIPVDETWSWAVASGARAVYETEGDQAFWEFAAEIYGHFDDYSYDAIETVADDLGFDGEDIREAAEKETYRDALETNREYGSANGVEGTPTFFVDGELVEDDLVSAIDGALE